From the genome of Deinococcus aquaedulcis, one region includes:
- a CDS encoding alpha/beta hydrolase, giving the protein MAVSVQGQNVSFTPPAGAAGLIGDMTDWRKREPLPVIGGEPITLRLPRGAWVEYAWVDAAGEPFADPDNPHKSLNPWWPYPRAAVVGAYARHPLWLAPEARLKGTAHRLTWEGGVFPGTRRAIVYTPHGHQPGTALPLYYVQDGVAFYRTGKLGDLMDRAAEAGLMPPAAFVFVEPGDRNEEYYLNPRYLDFLTTEVMPRVEGELVTPSVRGLWGASLGGLTSLFLGAAHPELFSRVASHSGAFIARPGATRDGGIDTVGAGEWLLERLRQTPPSHLTVSLDTGVLEWLTGPNRRMAGLLAEAGVTHQYREYPSGHNWVTWREALPEALLFLQGAG; this is encoded by the coding sequence ATGGCGGTTTCGGTACAGGGACAGAACGTGAGTTTTACGCCCCCGGCGGGCGCGGCCGGGCTGATCGGCGACATGACGGACTGGCGCAAGCGCGAGCCTCTGCCCGTGATTGGTGGGGAGCCCATTACCTTGCGGCTGCCGCGCGGCGCCTGGGTGGAGTACGCGTGGGTGGACGCGGCGGGCGAGCCCTTTGCCGACCCGGACAATCCGCACAAGTCCCTGAACCCCTGGTGGCCGTACCCCCGGGCGGCCGTGGTGGGCGCCTACGCCCGCCATCCGCTGTGGCTGGCCCCCGAAGCGCGCTTGAAAGGCACCGCCCACCGCCTGACCTGGGAGGGCGGCGTGTTTCCCGGAACGCGGCGGGCCATTGTCTACACCCCGCACGGCCACCAGCCGGGCACCGCGCTGCCGCTGTACTACGTGCAGGACGGCGTGGCCTTTTACCGCACCGGCAAGCTGGGCGACCTGATGGACCGCGCGGCCGAAGCCGGGCTGATGCCGCCCGCCGCCTTCGTGTTCGTAGAGCCCGGCGACCGCAACGAGGAGTATTACCTTAACCCCCGGTACCTGGACTTCCTGACCACCGAGGTGATGCCCCGGGTGGAGGGCGAACTGGTCACCCCCTCGGTGCGGGGCCTGTGGGGTGCCAGCTTGGGCGGCCTGACCAGCCTGTTTCTGGGCGCGGCGCACCCGGAGCTGTTCTCGCGCGTGGCCAGCCACAGCGGCGCGTTCATCGCCCGGCCCGGGGCCACCCGTGACGGCGGAATTGACACGGTGGGCGCCGGGGAGTGGCTGCTGGAGCGGCTGCGCCAGACCCCGCCCAGCCACCTCACGGTCAGCCTGGACACGGGGGTGCTGGAGTGGCTGACCGGCCCCAACCGCCGCATGGCCGGCCTGCTGGCCGAGGCCGGCGTGACCCACCAGTACCGCGAATACCCCAGCGGCCACAACTGGGTGACGTGGCGCGAGGCCCTGCCCGAAGCGCTGCTGTTTTTGCAGGGCGCGGGCTAA
- a CDS encoding peptidase C39 family protein gives MTYPASTTLIHERAGDWTGGEGRGVAAGPSGLTLAPGASSGTWTSAVLAAPAFDELVPSWNARTPARGSVTVEVRAQQGGRWTRYFSFGTWSSAEGRTSLDGQKDASGQVLTDTLRLTAKASAYQYRVTLRGAGTGVTLLAFATSDRAKQAAGLGTPGARALWGKVLGVPGRSQMLYPGGGEVWCSPTSVSMILAHYGVNVTVPDAARATFDRAYDGTGNWPFNTAYAATHGLRAFVTRLPSLAQAERFLAAGVPLAVSLGWKAGELPGAALPTSSGHLMVLVGFDAQGNPVLNDPAAPTDAAVRRTYPRAVFEKLWLTHSGGLAYVIARPGMTLP, from the coding sequence ATGACCTACCCTGCGTCCACCACCCTGATTCACGAGCGCGCTGGCGACTGGACCGGCGGCGAGGGCCGGGGCGTGGCGGCGGGCCCCAGCGGGCTCACCCTGGCACCGGGGGCCAGCAGCGGCACCTGGACCTCGGCGGTCCTGGCGGCCCCCGCCTTTGATGAACTCGTGCCGTCGTGGAACGCGCGCACCCCGGCCAGAGGCAGCGTGACCGTGGAGGTGCGCGCGCAGCAGGGCGGGCGCTGGACGCGCTACTTCAGCTTTGGCACCTGGAGCAGCGCCGAAGGCCGCACCAGCCTGGACGGCCAGAAGGACGCCAGCGGACAGGTGCTGACCGATACTCTGCGCCTGACGGCCAAAGCCAGCGCCTACCAGTACCGCGTCACCTTGCGCGGGGCGGGCACCGGCGTGACCCTGCTGGCCTTCGCCACCTCGGACCGTGCGAAGCAGGCGGCGGGGCTGGGCACCCCCGGGGCACGTGCCCTGTGGGGCAAGGTGCTGGGGGTACCCGGACGCTCGCAGATGCTGTACCCGGGCGGCGGTGAGGTCTGGTGCAGCCCCACCAGCGTGAGCATGATCCTAGCCCACTACGGCGTGAACGTGACGGTGCCCGACGCCGCCCGGGCCACCTTTGACCGCGCCTATGACGGCACCGGCAACTGGCCCTTTAACACCGCCTACGCCGCCACCCACGGCCTGCGCGCGTTCGTCACGCGTCTGCCCAGCCTCGCCCAGGCCGAGCGGTTCCTGGCTGCCGGGGTGCCGCTGGCGGTCAGCCTGGGCTGGAAGGCGGGCGAACTGCCCGGCGCCGCGCTGCCCACCAGCAGCGGTCACCTGATGGTGCTCGTGGGCTTTGATGCCCAGGGCAACCCGGTCCTGAACGACCCCGCTGCCCCCACCGACGCCGCCGTGCGCCGCACCTACCCCCGCGCGGTCTTCGAGAAGCTGTGGCTGACCCACAGCGGCGGGCTGGCATACGTGATTGCGCGTCCGGGGATGACGCTGCCGTAA
- a CDS encoding alpha/beta hydrolase, producing the protein MKNNALPITVGLSLALGLSACTRELTVPQANAHALKTFETQTLKWEACDPSLLPAPKFTKVLGKRMECADVQVPLDWNAPSRGAASFALMRVRAADPSARKGAIFLNPGGPGADGLLFGAVFGFLWNYADRDTRAGAGLYQLAQTYDLVGFSPRGVGQSSANTCTTNERFTPTHHPGTDRSAQNIDAMVRNSRLIARACQKSPLTPYVNTEQTARDLNLARALMGDAKLNYIGYSYGTWLGSWFAKMFPHQTGRMMLDGNTAFHQNFEEVFGLQPLGFERAFRETALGYAARHHDIFGLGATKEAVYAGYDRLPADLKFALENYHGESIVGALYSPEGITSIPSQLVAAHGVNEVLRANPAVKTAQAIAPLLAAHQFAQDADVQAAAQAYALPLADTYFSLLREEPRPISLDNMTSVFNSVVCNDTPSTQGADHWVKLGNEQATRYPLIGGSMTENVCAFWGAPTARKPETPSTMPPLLLVQNEYDPATVTEGALGALKATPGARMIFVDNETRHGSFPYDTECVDVQVSDYFLHGVLPAQAFNVCQAVPLPGEEQVYPVGQTYTSGLAPQAMNIRAATFGTAAATQEAQAILKQILERNALRY; encoded by the coding sequence ATGAAAAATAACGCCCTGCCAATCACCGTCGGTCTCTCGCTGGCCCTGGGCCTCAGTGCCTGTACGCGCGAGCTGACCGTGCCCCAAGCCAATGCCCACGCCCTGAAAACCTTCGAGACACAAACCCTGAAGTGGGAAGCGTGCGACCCCAGCCTGCTGCCAGCCCCAAAGTTCACGAAAGTGCTGGGCAAGCGCATGGAGTGCGCAGATGTTCAGGTGCCACTGGACTGGAATGCTCCTTCCCGGGGTGCGGCGAGCTTCGCCCTGATGCGGGTGAGGGCTGCGGATCCGTCGGCCCGTAAAGGGGCCATTTTCCTGAACCCCGGCGGACCAGGGGCCGACGGCCTGCTGTTCGGCGCGGTGTTCGGCTTTCTGTGGAATTACGCCGACCGCGACACCAGGGCTGGCGCCGGCCTGTACCAGTTGGCGCAGACCTACGATCTCGTCGGCTTCTCTCCGCGTGGGGTTGGCCAGAGCAGCGCCAACACCTGCACGACCAACGAACGGTTCACGCCCACCCATCATCCGGGCACCGACCGCAGTGCGCAGAACATTGACGCGATGGTGCGCAATTCCCGTCTGATCGCCAGAGCCTGCCAGAAAAGCCCGTTGACGCCTTACGTCAACACCGAACAGACCGCCCGCGACCTCAACCTCGCCCGCGCCCTGATGGGCGACGCGAAACTCAATTACATCGGTTACTCCTACGGCACGTGGCTGGGCTCGTGGTTCGCCAAGATGTTCCCGCACCAGACTGGCCGGATGATGCTCGACGGCAACACGGCCTTTCACCAGAACTTTGAAGAGGTGTTCGGGCTGCAACCGCTGGGGTTTGAAAGGGCCTTCCGCGAAACCGCGCTGGGGTATGCCGCCCGCCACCACGACATCTTCGGCCTTGGTGCAACCAAAGAGGCGGTCTATGCCGGCTATGACCGCCTGCCCGCCGACCTGAAATTTGCCCTGGAAAACTACCACGGCGAGAGCATTGTGGGCGCGCTGTACAGCCCCGAAGGCATCACCTCTATTCCGTCGCAACTGGTCGCGGCGCACGGCGTCAATGAGGTGCTCAGGGCCAACCCTGCCGTCAAAACGGCCCAGGCGATTGCGCCGCTGCTGGCCGCCCACCAGTTTGCCCAGGACGCCGACGTGCAAGCCGCCGCCCAGGCCTACGCCCTGCCGCTGGCCGACACCTACTTCAGCCTGCTGCGCGAAGAACCCCGCCCGATCTCGCTGGACAACATGACCTCGGTGTTCAACAGTGTCGTCTGTAACGACACGCCTTCAACGCAGGGCGCGGACCATTGGGTGAAGCTGGGCAACGAACAGGCCACCCGCTACCCACTGATTGGCGGCTCCATGACCGAGAACGTCTGCGCTTTCTGGGGCGCGCCCACCGCCAGAAAACCCGAAACGCCCAGCACCATGCCCCCACTGCTGCTGGTGCAAAACGAGTACGACCCGGCCACCGTGACCGAAGGCGCCCTCGGCGCCCTCAAGGCCACGCCGGGCGCCAGGATGATCTTTGTTGACAACGAGACGCGCCACGGGTCTTTCCCGTATGACACCGAATGCGTGGACGTGCAGGTCAGTGACTATTTCCTGCATGGCGTCTTGCCGGCCCAGGCGTTCAACGTCTGCCAGGCTGTCCCGCTGCCCGGCGAGGAGCAGGTCTACCCGGTGGGTCAGACCTACACCAGCGGTCTGGCCCCCCAAGCCATGAATATCCGTGCGGCCACGTTCGGCACGGCGGCCGCAACCCAGGAAGCGCAGGCCATCCTCAAACAGATTCTTGAACGCAACGCCCTCCGGTACTGA